The genomic DNA CGGTACCTTTGACGTGTCCATCCTAGAAGTTGGCGATGGCGTATTTGAAGTGTTAGCAACCTCTGGTGACACTCACCTGGGCGGTGACGACTTCGACAAGAAAATCGTTGACTTCTTAGCTGAAGAATTCAGGAAAGCCGAAGGTATTGACCTCCGCAAGGACCGTCAAGCCCTCCAGCGCCTCACTGAAGCTGCTGAAAAAGCCAAAATTGAACTTTCAAGCGTCACCCAAGCAGAAATCAACCTGCCCTTCATCACTGCGACCCAGGATGGCCCGAAGCACCTGGATATGACGCTGACTCGCGCTCAGTTTGAAGGACTCTGCTCCGACTTGATCGATCGCTGCGGCGTTCCGGTACAGAATGCTCTGCGTGATGCCAAGTTAGATAAAGCTGCGATCAATGAAGTTGTGTTGGTTGGTGGTTCCACCCGGATTCCCGCAGTACAAGAATTGGTGAAGCGGATTTTGGGCAAAGACCCGAACCAAAGCGTTAACCCGGATGAAGTGGTAGCCGTAGGTGCTGCAATTCAAGCTGGTGTGCTTTCGGGTGAAGTAACCAACATCTTGCTGCTTGACGTTTCCCCCCTATCTTTGGGTGTGGAAACCCTTGGCGGTGTGATGACCAAGATTATCCCCCGCAACACCACGATTCCCACCAAAAAGTCTGAAGTGTTCTCTACTGCTGTAGATAATCAGACCAACGTGGAAATCAAGATTCTGCAAGGCGAACGGGAGATGGCGGCGAACAACAAGGAGTTGGGTATCTTCCGTCTAGATGGTATTCCTTTGGCTCCTCGTGGAATGCCACAAATTGAAGTTACCTTCGATATCGATGCCAACGGTATCCTGAATGTAACTGCTAAGGATCGCGGTACTGGCAAAGAGCAATCGATTAGTATCAGTGGTGCTTCGACTCTGCCACAAAACGAAGTTGAGCGGATGGTTAAGGAAGCCGAACAAAATGCGGCAACTGACCGGGAGCGTCGTGAGAAGATTGACCGTAAGAACCAAGCTGACTCCCTCGTTTACCAAGCTGAGAAGCAAATGGCTGACTTGGGTGACAAGGTTCCCGCTGCTGACAAGACTAAGGTAGATGGATTGGTCAAAGATTTGCGCGAAGCGATCGCTCAGGAAGACGACGACCGCATCAAGTCCCTCACCACTGACTTGCAACAAACTCTCTACACCATCGGTAGCAACATATATCAGCAAGCTGGCGGCGCAACCCCAGGCGATGGCACTGGCGATCCCACTGGCGGCGGTTCCACTCAGTCTTCAGGTAGTTCACCAGATGATGTGATTGACGCTGATTTCACTGAATCCAAATAATTAGCTGTAAGGGTGGGGTTTCCCCACCCTTACTAAAAAACAAAGGTTGATGAGCGCTTAAAAGCACTTCATCAATCTTTTTTTTTACGCAAAAGAACGCAGAGTTAAAACTTCCTCTGCGTTCCTGTGCATACCTTTGCGTTTAAAAGTGCTTTAGCTGCAAGGCCAAAGCTAAGTTTCATCTAAGTGTTCTGCGACAGACCGATATAAATCTAGAACATGATTATCTTGAAGACGATAAAAAACCTTACGCCCTTGCTTGCGGTAACTTACCAGTCGCATTGCTCGTAAAGTTCGCAATTGATGAGAAACAGCTGATTCGCTCATGTCCAGTGCAGCTGCCACGTCGCAAACACAAAGTTCTTTAACTGCCAAAACGGAAACAATCCGTAGACGATTAGCATCCCCCAAAAGGCTGAAAAATCCAGCCATGCGCTGGGATTTTTCTGTATTGAGAATTTGACCTTGGAGTTGGTTGATTTCATTAATCTCAACCGAGTGTGGCGGATTACAATTGAGATTCTCTGTTTGCTGAATCAAATGGGTTACAGCGCCATCAGCTGAAAGTTGCACTGACATTTTGCTTTTATATAAGTCCCAGGAAGGGCTTGATAATTCTATGCTAACTGATTCTGATCAAGGAGTTTTTTGAATGTGTTAATTCAGCTTTATTCTCATTGGCTCGGTGTCGCCAGTGGCACTGACCTGCTGACCCTGCTACAATTTCCCTTCATGCAGCGTGCGATCGCGGGTAGCGTCCTGATGGGGCTACTAGGTGGCTTGCTTGGTAGCTTCGTTACCCTACGCCAATTGTCTTTTTTCAGTCACGCCGTCGGTCATGCTGCTTTAGTCGGTTTAGTCATGGGAGTTTTATTGCAGCTAGATCCCACCTGGATGCTGCTACCCTTCACAGTGATTTTTGGTTTAGCCGTACTTTACCTTATCGACCAAACCAATCTCGCCAGCGACAACATCCTCAGCATTGTTCTCTCAGGTGCTTTGGCAATCGGTGTCATCCTCAGCAGCTTAATCCCCGGCTACCGAGGGAACCTGATGAGCGCTCTATTTGGCGATATTCTGGCAATTAATAATAACGATTTGCTACTTGTCCTACTGCTGTTGCTGGGTTCAGCCGTATTTTTACTGTCAACCTTGCGTCAGCAAATTTTGTTGACGCTTAACCCAGCCGTAGCAAAAGTTCAAGGTATCCCCATCCAGCAGTACCGCTACTTATTCGTGGTACTGCTTTCCCTTGCCGTTGCTGTTTCCATCAAAGCTGTAGGCATTCTACTGGTAAATGCCTTTCTGGTGATCCCTGCCTCCACTGCCAAATTGCTGAGTCACCAATTTATCTACTTTCTATCTTTCTCCGTCTTGTTAGGTGCCTTAAGTAGTGTTGCTGGAATGACGGTTTCCGGTTTTTTCAACTTTGCCTCTGGGCCTAGCATCGTTCTAGTCCAATTTTTGCTATTTCTTACAGTTTTGGGCTGGGCTAAGTTGACAACAAAACCGAAAACTGAGTCATAAGCAAAGAAATTAATAACTCTTAACTACCCAAGGCACCCAGCATTCTCTTAGCCGCAGGTACAACCGTCATGGCTACAGCCGTTTCCAGATTCATGACCGTTAGCACAAGCTTCGCCGCAGTAGTATTTACCGTCTTTTTGCACCGCATCGCTGAGGGAAACGACGCACAGGCAAGATTCACAGGCACATTTCATTGAGGTGACAGTAGTCATGGCTCTCTCCTAATCAGTAGTTAAATTTACTATAACATATGAACATATATTCAGATATTATTCGTGCAAAAATGGCGAAAAGCACGCCCTGAGTCGGGATATTGCCAAGAACTGAAAATAAATTACCTAATCTGCCCTTAGCTACTTGCAAAATTCTAGTTAGACTTGCTATATTAGTTAAGCGCCAAAAACGAAAGCAAGTTGCCGGGATAGCTCAGTTGGTAGAGCAGAGGACTGAAAATCCTCGTGTCCGGAGTTCAAATCTCCGTCCTGGCATTAACAGTTAATCATAAAACCCTTACGTCGTAAGGGTTTTATTGTTTTTAGGTTAACTACATTCAAGCAAGCATTTTGAGAATGGTTTTGTCAGTTTGACGTGCAGTTGACGTGCAGTTGTCGTGCAATGTTTATAATTCCGGTACGTCTTGGGTAGTAGTATAGAAGTAGTAGTGATAAATCCACTTTCACCCCCTACCGTACAAGGCTTTGAGCATTGAATATCACTACATATTTACCACTACCCTATGGCTTAAGGGTATAAGCTTCTACCATAGCTAACTACCCTAATCAATATCTGTATTTATACTCATACTTGTCGAGTGCTAATCATATATAAATGCGATCGCCCTATAACTACAAACACATAATTACTGCATATAGATAGCAGATGTATTTTCAAATTTCTGTTATGTAAAGACACACACAACTGATGTATCTATCGATTATTCAAGCTTTCAGAGGTATGATGCTGAAAAAACTATGTAAATTATATATACATTTATGTATCAAATAGCGTATTAATACTGAAAAAAAATGTATGAATATATCAACTTTATTCAATACATTATTCAATAATAATTGAGAATATAAAAGCACTTTTTTATTAAATAGACTACAAAAAATAAACAAAAGAGAATCCTTATCAATTAACTAACTATAGAACTTAAGTAAAAGTTTAACTATAACTTTTTTAAAGGCTAATTAGTTTTATATCTAGCTGCTAAGTATTGAGCTACATCTAATTCAAAACCAGTTAACTCTTTAGTAGTAAAAACTTCCATCATAAAACTTTGTATACCATTTATAAGTCAGG from Funiculus sociatus GB2-C1 includes the following:
- the dnaK gene encoding molecular chaperone DnaK produces the protein MPKVVGIDLGTTNSCVAVMEGGKPTVIANAEGFRTTPSVVAFAKNGDRLVGQIAKRQSVMNPENTFYSVKRFMGRKFEEITHEATEVSYKVLRDSNGNVKLDCPAQSKQFAPEEISAQVLRKLVDDASKYLGETVTQAVITVPAYFNDSQRQATKDAGKIAGIEVMRIINEPTAASLAYGFDKKSNETILVFDLGGGTFDVSILEVGDGVFEVLATSGDTHLGGDDFDKKIVDFLAEEFRKAEGIDLRKDRQALQRLTEAAEKAKIELSSVTQAEINLPFITATQDGPKHLDMTLTRAQFEGLCSDLIDRCGVPVQNALRDAKLDKAAINEVVLVGGSTRIPAVQELVKRILGKDPNQSVNPDEVVAVGAAIQAGVLSGEVTNILLLDVSPLSLGVETLGGVMTKIIPRNTTIPTKKSEVFSTAVDNQTNVEIKILQGEREMAANNKELGIFRLDGIPLAPRGMPQIEVTFDIDANGILNVTAKDRGTGKEQSISISGASTLPQNEVERMVKEAEQNAATDRERREKIDRKNQADSLVYQAEKQMADLGDKVPAADKTKVDGLVKDLREAIAQEDDDRIKSLTTDLQQTLYTIGSNIYQQAGGATPGDGTGDPTGGGSTQSSGSSPDDVIDADFTESK
- a CDS encoding ArsR/SmtB family transcription factor; translation: MSVQLSADGAVTHLIQQTENLNCNPPHSVEINEINQLQGQILNTEKSQRMAGFFSLLGDANRLRIVSVLAVKELCVCDVAAALDMSESAVSHQLRTLRAMRLVSYRKQGRKVFYRLQDNHVLDLYRSVAEHLDET
- a CDS encoding iron chelate uptake ABC transporter family permease subunit, which codes for MQRAIAGSVLMGLLGGLLGSFVTLRQLSFFSHAVGHAALVGLVMGVLLQLDPTWMLLPFTVIFGLAVLYLIDQTNLASDNILSIVLSGALAIGVILSSLIPGYRGNLMSALFGDILAINNNDLLLVLLLLLGSAVFLLSTLRQQILLTLNPAVAKVQGIPIQQYRYLFVVLLSLAVAVSIKAVGILLVNAFLVIPASTAKLLSHQFIYFLSFSVLLGALSSVAGMTVSGFFNFASGPSIVLVQFLLFLTVLGWAKLTTKPKTES
- a CDS encoding metallothionein, coding for MTTVTSMKCACESCLCVVSLSDAVQKDGKYYCGEACANGHESGNGCSHDGCTCG